Part of the Virgibacillus natechei genome is shown below.
AATAATTAATTTTTTGTTATGAGTAACAAGTGCAATAGTTGCTGTTATACCTGCCATGCTACAAAGATGCAGTGGAATGTAATATTCTGCCGTCCATATCCCATTAATAGACGCCCATATATGGTAGGATGCTTCTGATAAAACCAATAAACCAAAAAGGGTCCACCTCGTCGAATTGTATAAGGAGCGATTAGCCTTTATTTTTTTATAAGTGAGTAAAAGTATAATAAGACCAATGACGTATATAAACAGCATGGCGATATGACTTGTCCCAAACCAAGTAAAAGGTTCCCCCTCTAGGTTTAAGAACCATTCTCGCATATGAATCCCCCCTTCAAACAGAAAGAGACGCTCACTACTTTGATATGCAGGTAAACGTCTCTACTCTTATTCTATAATTAACCACCAATAATATGATAACCAGAATCTACATGTAGTATTTCGCCGGTTATACCTCTAGAAAGTTCACTTAGAAAGAATAATGTCGTATCACCAACTTGCTCCTGGTCGACATTTTGACGCAGTGGAGCTTTTTCCTCAATAATTTCAGCTTTTTCATTGAACCCAGATACACCTTTAGCTGATAGTGTGCGAATAGGGCCTGCGGAGACTGCATTGACACGGATTCCGTACTTACCTACATCTTCTGCTAAATACTTTACACTAGCCTCTAGAGATGCTTTTGCAACACCCATCACGTTGTAATTTTTAATAACGCGCTCAGCACCCAAGTATGTTTGCGTGACGACACTTCCGCCTTCTGTCATCAATTCCTTAGCAGCTCTTGTTACGGATACGAGTGAGTATGCACTAATCTCTTGCGCCAATAAGAAACCTTCACGAGAGGTGTCCGCATATTCTCCTTTTAACTCATCACGATTAGCAAAGGCAATAGCGTGCACAAGTCCATGAATAACGCCAACTTTTTCTTTAATTTCACCAAAAGCCTTATCAATGCTTTCATCACTTGCAACATCGCAGGAAACAATTAATGTTGCCTTGATATCATTTTTTTCAAGAAGTTTGGTCAGTTTTTGATAGGATCTTTCCTGTCTATTCGTGAAAATTAAATTAGCACCTGCGTTATGTAACGATTTCGTTATACCCCAGGCAATGCTTCGCTCGTTTGCAACACCCATGACTACTATATTTTTCCCTTGCAATAAATTTGACATATGTTAACCTCCAATGTATAGTTCTGTTATTCATTATAACCTACTTGTTTTCTTTAGAGAAACCAAATTGACAAGTATTTAATTATTTTCAGTGGTTACTTTGCTTAGGAGATATATCGATTCATACGTACGGATAAAAAAATATTTTAAAAAAAATCATTTACCCCTTTACAAAGGGAGAATATCTGGTTATAATAAGATTCGTCAGTTTGTGACAAAGCCATTTCAAAGTAGAGTACTTTTTTTAATGGCCCGTTGGTCAAGTGGTTAAGACACCGCCCTTTCACGGCGGTAACACGGGTTCGAATCCCGTACGGGTCACCAATTATTATTATAAGTGAAATGTAGAATGAGTAATTATTTTATTTGCCGGCCTAGCTCAACTGGTAGAGCAACTGACTTGTAATCAGTAGGTTGGGGGTTCAAGTCCTCTGGCCGGCACCATTTTTATTTTATATAAAATTTAATGTATAAAAAAATTATACTAGTCAACAATATCGGAGGGGTAGCGAAGTGGCTAAACGCGGCGGACTGTAAATCCGCTCCCTCAGGGTTCGGGAGTTCGAATCTCTCCCCCTCCACCATTACTTATATTTGTTGGGCTATAGCCAAGCGGTAAGGCATCGGGTTTTGATCCCGTGCATCCCAGGTTCGAATCCTGGTAGCCCAGCCATTTTTTTGTGTCTAAAATGTGGTTTAATAACGTAATCAGGCAAGCAAGCTACACTATCACGAGCCATTAGCTCAGTTGGCAGAGCATCTGACTTTTAATCAGAGGGTCGGAGGTTCGAATCCTCCATGGCTCATCATGCGTAAATAAAATCTAGCTATACATCGCAAAAAATAGGAGACGTAAAATGAACAAGGTCGTTTATGAAAGTAGATGGCCTTGTTTATTTGCATTTTTGGTTATTTTTTTACATAATAGATAGAGTGTTTTTTAGCAATAGAAACGTATAAACTCTCCTATTGCATAAGTGCGGGCTAGGCATTAATTGAAAGGCTTGGTAAATGCCAAGTTTTTAAGCTAGATGAGGTCGGCGTCCTTTTGGGGCACGTACTTAGGGAGAGTAACGTAATAGGATTATAAGAATCAACGGACAATACTATTAAAGCTTTGTTACAGAATGAATATTTTTAAATAAAATAGACATATACGTGTTATAATTTTGATGTAGAGAATTTTTATACTAAAATGTTAAAATAGAATGTACCTTTTTAAATAATTATGATAGACAAAAGGATGATAAGGTATGAAAACCTCCAGAATTCCTGGTTTTTATAATATGACTGTTGATGAGCGCAGAAATTTATTAAATGAAATGCATACATTTACAGAGGAAGAGGCAACTAATTTATTTTCAACTGTTCCATTATCAACAGACACTGCTGATAAAATGATTGAAAACGTGATTGGTACCTTTCCCTTACCATTAGGTTTAGGGTTGAATTTCTTAATAAATGGGAAAGAATATGTAGTACCAATGGCAGTAGAAGAGCCATCTGTAGTTGCCTCAGCAAGCTATATAGCTAAAATCGTTCGAAATGCTGGTGGTTTTACTACTGAAGCAACCGAAAGAATTATGATTGGTCAAATACAAGTAGTGGGTAGTCCTGATATTGATGCTGCAAAAGCAGCTCTTGAAAAAGAGAAAGAATCATTAATAGAAGATGCGAATGCAGCATATCCAAGCTTGGTAGCTAGAGGTGGCGGTGCAGAGGACCTGGAAGTAAGAGTATTGAACGGGGAATCAAATTCTAAATATGGTCAGATGCTAGTTGTACACCTATACGTAAATACATGTGATGCAATGGGCGCAAACATCATTAATACGATGGTGGAGTCGTTAGCCCCTACAGTAGAGGTTTTGACGAAAGGGAAAGTATATTTGCGAATTTTGTCTAATTATGCAGATAAGTGCCTGGCGCGTTCACGTTGTGTCATACCTCCTAGCTTATTGGAAACTGGGGAATATACAGGTGAAGAAGTCCGTGACGGTATTGTTCATGCTTTTGAATTTGCTGCTTCGGATCCGTATCGTGCCGTAACGCATAATAAAGGAATTATGAATGGGATTGATCCGGTTGTAATTGCTACAGGGAATGACTGGCGTGCAGTTGAAGCTGGAGCACATGCTTATGCAGCTCGTGATGGTCAGTACGGATCGATGACAACATGGTCAACAGACGTGTCGGGTAACCTCGTAGGAGAACTCGAATTGCCGATGTCAGTCGGATCTGTAGGTGGGTCTACACAGGTTCATTCCATGTCTAAGATTGCATACAGTATGTTAGATATTGAATCGGCCCAAGAATTAGCCCAGGTCATTGTAACAGTAGGGTTGGCACAAAATCTTGGAGCACTAAAAGCGCTAGTAACGGATGGTATTCAAAAAGGTCATATGGCCTTACATTCTCGCTCTGTTGCAATTGCGGCAGGGGCTTCTGGGGAGATGATTGATATTATTGCTGAACAATTAATTAAAGAAAAACAAATCCGTGTTGGAAAAGCTAAAGAATTGGTGGAACAAAATATAAAATGAGTATACAGAAAGCAACAACAACCGAACAAACAGCTATAGGAGTAGCTCATAGTAAACTAATTTTGATTGGGGAGCATGCAGTTGTACACGGACAACCTGCAATTGCTATTCCCTTTCCGTTAGTGGGCGTTGAGTCCGTCATCGAGTATGTACCAGGTTCAGTTAAACTGGATAGTTCTTTTTATCATGGTCCACTCGAGTCCGCACCTGAATCGTTAAGTGGCATCGCAACTTGTATCAAAGAAACATTGAAGCACCTCCAATTACCATGTAAGGATTTATTAATTACGATTAATTCATCTATTCCACATGGAAAAGGTCTGGGTTCAAGCGCATCGGTAGCTATATCTCTAACGAGGTCTCTATTTGCATATGCTAATGAGGAATATACGGAAGCTGAATTATTAAAACTTGCAAATATTGCCGAAACGTATGCTCATGGTGCTCCAAGTGGTATTGATACACTCACCATTACTTCTGAATCACCCGTTTGGTATGAAAAGGAGCATCCGATTGACTTAATTAATCTTAGTGATGACTTCCATTTTGTTGTAGCGGATTCTGGGAGAATTGGTGATACACGCTTGTCAGTAGAATCTGTAGCACATTTATTGATGTCTGCACCGAAAAGAATCCGTTCAAAGCTTGATCGCATAGGTGAATTAACCCATCATGCAAAATACGCTTTAGAAAAAGCTGGCAAAACCCTATTAGGGCAAATGCTTAATGAAGCACAGAAAGAACTGGAAACCCTTGGTGTAAGTGATGCGGGACTAAATCGGCTTATTTACTTTGCGCGTCAAGAAGGTGCTTTAGGAGCCAAGTTGACAGGCGGAGGTAATGGAGGCTGTATTATAGCACTGGCTCAAAATGAAGTACACTCCAGACAGCTCGCTGAGAAGTTGAGGAAAGTTGGCGCTCAGGCTGTTTGGCCATTTGTTTTAAAGAAACAAGAATAGAGATATAGCGGATATTCAAAAAGTCCGGTAAAAATGACACATCGGGATAGAGGATCTTCGACTAAGTACCGACACGTCCTGTGTCGAACGTCGAAGTCACCACATCCTGTGGAAGCTCGTTGGCTTGCTTTTCCGTTCCTTGGAAAAGAAATACACTTTTCCTGCGTGCTAGAACGTTTGCTCACGTATTAATTACATACGCTGTGTTACTCAAAGCTACGCCGCCTCGAACTTCTCGGTCCTTTTTATCCTCCTTTTTGAACACGCAGATATAGCTGAAAAAGGGGAAGAAACGATGAAGGCGACTGCTACAGCACATACAAATATTGCCTTAATTAAATATTGGGGAAAGCGTAACGAATCGTTGATATTACCGACAAATAGTAGCCTTTCCCTAACGTTAGATGGATTTCGCACAACGACAACAGTAGATTTTCGAGATGAATTATCTCAGGATACGTTTACGCTAAATGACGAAATCATTTCAGGTGAACAGTATAATCGTGTTACAGCATTTCTTGATCTTATCCGGCGGTCTGCTGGAAAAAATAATTTATATGCGGCTGTTCAATCCATTAATGAAGTTCCGACTGCAGCTGGGTTCGCATCATCGGCATCTGGTTTTGCTGCACTTGCTGCTGCAGGGTCGAAATCAATTGGGTTACAGGTAACGGATCAAGAACTGTCTCGCTTAACCCGTCAAGGCTCAGGCTCAGCTTGCCGATCGATCTATGGAGGTTTTGCCGAGTGGAAGATGGGTGAACAAGCCGATGGTTCCGATTCGTTCGCTGTTCCAGTAGCACCAACAGAACATTGGGATATTCGTGTTGCTGCCGTAATTTTATCGGATACGATGAAGAAAGTGTCGAGTCGTGAAGGTATGAAACGTACGGTCGAAACATCTCCTTTTTACTCTGGTTGGATCGACAGTATACCATCGGATATGGAACAAATGAAAAAGGGTATCGCAAATCGGGACTTTGAAAAAGTAGGAAAAATTGCCGAAGCGAATTGCTTGAAAATGCATGCAACTACTTTAGGAGCAAATCCGCCTTTTACATATTGGCTGGACACAACCTTAGCTGTTATGCAAACAGTGAGATCAATGAGAGATAAGGGAATTGCAGCATATTTTACAATTGATGCAGGGCCTAACGTGAAAGTTCTTTATTTACCCGAAGATGAAAAAAATGTCGAAAAGACACTCCGTGAAACACCTGGTGTAACAGATGTAATCTTAAGTAAATCCGGGCAGGGAGTAACCTACTATTAGGGGGTGATCGTTTGCCTAACACACCTATGACGATTAAAGTGCCCGGGAAATTGATGATAGCTGGAGAGTTTGCTGTACTTGAACCCCATCATCACTTGGTTGTCATGGCAGTTGATCGTTTTGTTTATGCGAGTATCCAAAAAAGTGATACCAACAGCCTGACACTGCAGGATTTTCAGCTAGAGGATCTTACTTGGGAATATAAGAATAGTGAGGTTAAGATTTCTTCCAATGATCGACGTACCCATTTTGTAGGGGATGCCATGACAACCGCTGTTACATATTTAAAGGAGAATTCGATAACGCCTGATCCATTTGCCCTGTCCATAAAGAGCGAATTGGATGATGCGTCAGGGGTGAAATATGGTTTAGGATCAAGTGCAGCTGTCGTAACTTCGGTTATCGCTGCGATCTTAAAAAAATATTTACCTGATTCTCCTGATCCAACGCTGGTTTTCAAACTTGCAGCTATTGCACATGTGAAGACACAGAGAAATGGGTCCGGTGCAGATGTAGCAGCATCCTCTTATGGTGGATTTATTAACTATTCTTCCTTTCAGGCGGAATGGCTGCTTAAAGAATATGAGAATACAACGAATCTGATTGAATTGGTTAGAAAAGAATGGTCTTATTTTTCAGCAGAAAAAGTAAAGCTACCGGAAAATATATATGTATGTATTGGCTGGACCGGTAAACCAGCTTCAACTAAAAAACTCGTCAATGAAATCCTGCAACTGAAAAAAGACAACCCCGCTCCATTTCGACAATTTCTTACTATTAGTGAGCAAGCTGTTCGAAATGTTTTGCAAGGTATGAAAGAAGCGAATACCTCCCTTATGATGGAAGGCATGAAGCAAAACAGAGCGGCATTAGCGCAAATAGGTGAAGCGGCTAATGTTGCCATTGAAACCCCTCTACTCACACAATTATGTGATTTGGCCGAGGAATATGGTGGCGCTGGCAAGCCTTCAGGAGCCGGTGGTGGTGATTGTGGAATTGCGTTTATGCCATCGAAGGAAAAGGCCTATGAATTAGAACGTGCATGGGAGAAAGTGGGAATTAAACCATTAATTCTTCAGCCGAATGAACAAGGTGCTTTAGAAGAAGCATAAAGTAAAACTTCATTCAGTAGAGGTTTCAACGCACAGGACGTGCTAATGCCGGCGTTGCGATAGGACGTCGCGACCTTAGCCGGTGGACGCACAAAATTTTTCGGTGGGACGAGCATTTACGCACAGTCCCAAGGGTTTTCGGTGGGACGAGCATTTACGCACAGTCCCAGGACGTGCCGTATTTAGTCAACCTGCCGTTAAACTGCGATAAATCTAGTCCAGACCCGAAGAATGTATATATATGCAAAAAAATGTCGAGTTGAGTCACTCGACTTTTTTTTACTACAATAATTAACAAGGAGGTAGAAACCATGCAAGATAATATGTCAATCATTGGAGTCCCTATGGATTTAGGCCAAAGTCGCCGTGGAGTAGATATGGGGCCAAGTGCGTTGCGTTACGCAGGTGCTATAGAAAAACTACAAGAATTAAAAAATGATATACATGACTTAGGTGATATAGCGATAGCACGTCCGGATACTGCAAATGCAGTTGAAGCGTCTAATTTAAAAAACTTGAAACAAGTCATGGAAGCAAGTGAGGAGTTGGCTTCCATTGTGGATCAGGAGATTAAAAAGAATCGATTCCCGGTCATATTTGGTGGAGATCATAGTATTTCAATCGGAAGTTTAGCAGGAATAGGCAGGCATTACGAAAATTTAGGAGTTATTTGGTACGATGCACACGGTGATTTGAATTCGAGTGAAACATCCCCTTCTGGTAATATTCACGGAATGCCATTAGCGGTTAGCTTAGGTATTGGCCATGAAAAACTAACCAATTTAGCAGGATATGCACCTAAAATAAAACCAGAGAATATTGTTATTATTGGTGCTCGTTCCCTTGATCCTGGTGAAAAGGAATTAATTCGTGAAAAGGGAATTAAAGTATACTCGATGCATGAAATTGATCGACTAGGTATGCCGAATGTAATGAAAGAATCGATTGACTATTTGAAGGGACGCACAGATGGTGTTCATTTAAGTCTAGATCTTGATGGTTTAGATCCTTCCGAAGCTCCTGGCGTGGGAACCCCCGTAATTGGTGGGGTTACATATCGCGAAAGTCACTTAGCAATGGAAATGCTTGCAGAAGCAGAAATTCTAACATCGGCTGAATTTGTTGAAGTTAATCCAATATTAGATGATAAAAACAAAACAGCGGCCGTCGCAGTTGGTTTGATGGGCTCGTTGTTTGGTGAAAAATTGAAATAATACATTCACACACAAAAAAGACATTAAACTTCTGTGGTTGGAGAAATTTGATGTCTTTTTTGTTTTACCCTATTTTTTTCTTTTTCTAACTTACTATATCTGTAGAATCTTCGGAGTTATTGGCGCACGATTATTGTGCGTAGTTTTGATATTCATTGATGAGGTTATCTAGCTTTATGCTGGAAGCTATCACAGCCTCAGAAGTTAATTCATGTGAATCACTTAATGCTATCATTTCATGTCGACATTCTTCGATTTTTTCTAATAATACAGCTTTACCCACAAAAATATCCTCCTATCCAGTATAATATACTATAAAAGTACCCGGAAAAAAGCAAGTATAAACAGCGATTTTATTTAATTATTTTTAGTAGCAGGAGAAAAATGTGAAATTTAATAAGTGCAACTAGGTCCCCTAAAGGCTTGTTTCTAATTTTGAAACCTTTCATAGATTCAATTCGTAGCATAAATACCGCACTTGCGGAGGTAAATATATGGATCAACTAATTAAAGATAAAATAAAACAGGTGAAAAAGGGTGATCAGTTGGCATTTGAATATGTGGTCGTCTTTTATCAGGATAAAATTTATCAGCACTGTTATCGAATGCTAGGTAATGCACATGAGGCGGAAGACGTAGCCCAAGAAGCATTTATAAGGGCCTATATAAACATCCATTCATTTGATGATCGTAGAAAGTTTTCGACATGGTTATATCGAATTACGACGAATTTAACGATTGACCGTATTCGAAAGCGAAAGCCGGATTACTATCTTGATGCTGAGATTAAGGGGACAGAAGGGTTGGATATGTACTCCCAGCTCACAAGTAACGACCGCTCACCTGGAGAGGAAGTGGAGAGTCGGGAGCTACAGCGCTATATTCATAATGAAATAGCAAAGCTTCCGCCGAAATATAGAAGTATCATTATTTTACGGTATTTGGAAGAATTTTCGCTTCAGGAAATTAGCGATACCTTGGACACCCCGTTAGGAACGGTTAAAACACGTATTCACCGAGGAAGGGAAGCGTTACGAAAAAGACTTCGCCATGTCTAAAGGAGTGTGATTAACTTGAATTATCATGATGAGGCTATAGGTTATATGCATCGATATTTAGATGGAGATCTAAAGCAAGTAGAAGAAAAATTCTTGCGTAGACATTTGGAACAATGCGAAACGTGTCAGAAGCACTTCCATGAATTGAATCGAACGATCACACTTCTTCAAGGAGCAGAGCATATCCAAGCACCAGTTAATTTTACAGGGCCAGTTATGCAAAAACTACCTGTCGAGAAGAAAAGCTTAAAATATTTGCGTTGGTATAAAGCACACCCGATAGCCACGTTGGTACTCGTATCATTAATTTTCTTAATGAGTGCTGTATTTTCAACATGGAATCAAGATGGCGATTTAGTTGTGTCGAAACAGGAAGGTCTAATTATTGAAGGTGATACAGTGATCGTTCCTTCCAATGTGACGGTTGCTTCCGATTTATTTGTTAAAAATGGTGATTTAATCATTGAAGGAACGGTGAATGGAGATATTACACTAATTAACGGGCAACTTGTCGATGATGCTCCAATGGAAAATGAATCATTAATGGCTTCAGCTGGCGAGGTTAACGGAGAGCTCCAGCAAGTGAATCAATTTTTTGGTTGGATATGGTATCAAATTAAGGATTTCTTTCAAGGTGTCTTTGCTTTATAAGCAGGTAGGAAACCACCATGGCGGTCAAGATCATACCACCACCATCTACAATGAAAACACTGATTTAATTATTTAATATGATTCTTCACCAAAATCTTTTGTTGACAAACTAGCTGTAATTATAAATTATAGTGCTGCTGCGGAAAAACACTACGCTTTCCGTGGGCTTGAGCTCAGCCAGTTCGCTTTTTTTCCTGCGGGGTCTTCCCACTGCGCTTTCCCACAGGACAAGGAAGGCTACGGAAGCATTTGCATCGCACGAAGAAAATTGGTCCTGAATTTTCGAGGAGTCTCCGTGTTTTTCCTCCGCTAGCTAGTCTTATTGCCATATTTATTAACTAATATCAACCATAGATTTTAGTGTTGACCCTTTAATATTAGTTGTTTTCATACAAAAGTATAGACTCCTGCAGTTGATATAAATATCGACGTAACTAGCTATTATGTGATTGAAGCAAATAAAGTTGCAATGCAGACACCCAGCGGCGGAAATACACGTAGACTCCAGCGGGAGGATAGGCATAGGTGAGACTCTGAAATGCTTTGGCATGAAGAGGCTCACCAGCCGCCCTAAGGTGCGCGAAGTGTATTTCCAGAGCGGGCGATAAATTATGTCGTACTTTATAAACCTTGGCATTTACGAAGCCTTTAATGCCGGGTGCCCTAATTGCAGTAGTAAAGTTCTATACATTGCCTATCTGCCAAAAACATAGGAAATCGCCCGACACAAACGCCAGTCGTATTTTGATGCATGTAAACTGTTAATTTATGTTATACTAACTAATGGTACTATTCGTTGATGTATGGATGTGACTTTTATGTATAAAGGGATGTGTAATCATGCTTGATGGGGGATTTAATCTTGTAAATGTGCTAAGAATAGGCGTAGATATAGCTCTCGTCTGGTATGTATTATATAAGGTAATCATGCTAATTAGAGGCACAAAGGCAATTCAGCTTTTAAAAGGAATTATTGTTGTTTTAGCTGTTCGAATGATAAGTATTTTATTTAGTCTACAAACGATAGAATGGATTACACAACAAGCCATTTTATGGGGCTTTCTTGTCATTATTATTTTATTCCAACCAGAGCTGAGAAGAGCATTGGAACAGCTAGGTAGAGGGAACATTTTCTCGAGAACCGCCAAATCAGAAGAAGAAATAATTGAACAAAATATTGAAGCGATTATACAATCATGTAAATATATGGCGAAAAGACGCATTGGTGCATTAATTTCACTTGAACGTGAAACAGGGATAGGCGATTATGCAGAAACAGGAATACCGATAAATGGACGATTAACCCATCAACTGCTTACGAATATTTTCACACCAAACACACCACTTCATGATGGTGCAGTCATTATTAAAAGAGAAAATATTGTGGCCGCGGCTTGTTACCTACCTTTATCCGAGAGCCCTTTTATATCAAAGGAGCTAGGGACAAGACACCGAGCAGCAATGGGAATTAGTGAGGTTACGGATGCAATCACAATTGTTGTGTCGGAGGAAACAGGCAATATTTCGTGTACGCGTAATGGAGAATTACATAGAGAATTGGATCTGGAAAGTTTACGTAAATTATTAAATGAAAGTTTATCTTTAACTCATAAAGCCCCTGAAAGAAAGTCTCGGAAATGGAGGGGAAAAAAGGATGGATAAGTGGTTCGAGAGTAAATGGTTTGTAA
Proteins encoded:
- the fabI gene encoding enoyl-ACP reductase FabI — its product is MSNLLQGKNIVVMGVANERSIAWGITKSLHNAGANLIFTNRQERSYQKLTKLLEKNDIKATLIVSCDVASDESIDKAFGEIKEKVGVIHGLVHAIAFANRDELKGEYADTSREGFLLAQEISAYSLVSVTRAAKELMTEGGSVVTQTYLGAERVIKNYNVMGVAKASLEASVKYLAEDVGKYGIRVNAVSAGPIRTLSAKGVSGFNEKAEIIEEKAPLRQNVDQEQVGDTTLFFLSELSRGITGEILHVDSGYHIIGG
- a CDS encoding hydroxymethylglutaryl-CoA reductase, degradative produces the protein MKTSRIPGFYNMTVDERRNLLNEMHTFTEEEATNLFSTVPLSTDTADKMIENVIGTFPLPLGLGLNFLINGKEYVVPMAVEEPSVVASASYIAKIVRNAGGFTTEATERIMIGQIQVVGSPDIDAAKAALEKEKESLIEDANAAYPSLVARGGGAEDLEVRVLNGESNSKYGQMLVVHLYVNTCDAMGANIINTMVESLAPTVEVLTKGKVYLRILSNYADKCLARSRCVIPPSLLETGEYTGEEVRDGIVHAFEFAASDPYRAVTHNKGIMNGIDPVVIATGNDWRAVEAGAHAYAARDGQYGSMTTWSTDVSGNLVGELELPMSVGSVGGSTQVHSMSKIAYSMLDIESAQELAQVIVTVGLAQNLGALKALVTDGIQKGHMALHSRSVAIAAGASGEMIDIIAEQLIKEKQIRVGKAKELVEQNIK
- the mvk gene encoding mevalonate kinase, which translates into the protein MSIQKATTTEQTAIGVAHSKLILIGEHAVVHGQPAIAIPFPLVGVESVIEYVPGSVKLDSSFYHGPLESAPESLSGIATCIKETLKHLQLPCKDLLITINSSIPHGKGLGSSASVAISLTRSLFAYANEEYTEAELLKLANIAETYAHGAPSGIDTLTITSESPVWYEKEHPIDLINLSDDFHFVVADSGRIGDTRLSVESVAHLLMSAPKRIRSKLDRIGELTHHAKYALEKAGKTLLGQMLNEAQKELETLGVSDAGLNRLIYFARQEGALGAKLTGGGNGGCIIALAQNEVHSRQLAEKLRKVGAQAVWPFVLKKQE
- the mvaD gene encoding diphosphomevalonate decarboxylase — encoded protein: MKATATAHTNIALIKYWGKRNESLILPTNSSLSLTLDGFRTTTTVDFRDELSQDTFTLNDEIISGEQYNRVTAFLDLIRRSAGKNNLYAAVQSINEVPTAAGFASSASGFAALAAAGSKSIGLQVTDQELSRLTRQGSGSACRSIYGGFAEWKMGEQADGSDSFAVPVAPTEHWDIRVAAVILSDTMKKVSSREGMKRTVETSPFYSGWIDSIPSDMEQMKKGIANRDFEKVGKIAEANCLKMHATTLGANPPFTYWLDTTLAVMQTVRSMRDKGIAAYFTIDAGPNVKVLYLPEDEKNVEKTLRETPGVTDVILSKSGQGVTYY
- a CDS encoding phosphomevalonate kinase; the protein is MPNTPMTIKVPGKLMIAGEFAVLEPHHHLVVMAVDRFVYASIQKSDTNSLTLQDFQLEDLTWEYKNSEVKISSNDRRTHFVGDAMTTAVTYLKENSITPDPFALSIKSELDDASGVKYGLGSSAAVVTSVIAAILKKYLPDSPDPTLVFKLAAIAHVKTQRNGSGADVAASSYGGFINYSSFQAEWLLKEYENTTNLIELVRKEWSYFSAEKVKLPENIYVCIGWTGKPASTKKLVNEILQLKKDNPAPFRQFLTISEQAVRNVLQGMKEANTSLMMEGMKQNRAALAQIGEAANVAIETPLLTQLCDLAEEYGGAGKPSGAGGGDCGIAFMPSKEKAYELERAWEKVGIKPLILQPNEQGALEEA
- the rocF gene encoding arginase, translating into MQDNMSIIGVPMDLGQSRRGVDMGPSALRYAGAIEKLQELKNDIHDLGDIAIARPDTANAVEASNLKNLKQVMEASEELASIVDQEIKKNRFPVIFGGDHSISIGSLAGIGRHYENLGVIWYDAHGDLNSSETSPSGNIHGMPLAVSLGIGHEKLTNLAGYAPKIKPENIVIIGARSLDPGEKELIREKGIKVYSMHEIDRLGMPNVMKESIDYLKGRTDGVHLSLDLDGLDPSEAPGVGTPVIGGVTYRESHLAMEMLAEAEILTSAEFVEVNPILDDKNKTAAVAVGLMGSLFGEKLK
- a CDS encoding aspartyl-phosphate phosphatase Spo0E family protein; the encoded protein is MGKAVLLEKIEECRHEMIALSDSHELTSEAVIASSIKLDNLINEYQNYAQ
- the sigW gene encoding RNA polymerase sigma factor SigW, with product MDQLIKDKIKQVKKGDQLAFEYVVVFYQDKIYQHCYRMLGNAHEAEDVAQEAFIRAYINIHSFDDRRKFSTWLYRITTNLTIDRIRKRKPDYYLDAEIKGTEGLDMYSQLTSNDRSPGEEVESRELQRYIHNEIAKLPPKYRSIIILRYLEEFSLQEISDTLDTPLGTVKTRIHRGREALRKRLRHV
- a CDS encoding anti-sigma factor family protein codes for the protein MNYHDEAIGYMHRYLDGDLKQVEEKFLRRHLEQCETCQKHFHELNRTITLLQGAEHIQAPVNFTGPVMQKLPVEKKSLKYLRWYKAHPIATLVLVSLIFLMSAVFSTWNQDGDLVVSKQEGLIIEGDTVIVPSNVTVASDLFVKNGDLIIEGTVNGDITLINGQLVDDAPMENESLMASAGEVNGELQQVNQFFGWIWYQIKDFFQGVFAL
- the cdaA gene encoding diadenylate cyclase CdaA, which codes for MLDGGFNLVNVLRIGVDIALVWYVLYKVIMLIRGTKAIQLLKGIIVVLAVRMISILFSLQTIEWITQQAILWGFLVIIILFQPELRRALEQLGRGNIFSRTAKSEEEIIEQNIEAIIQSCKYMAKRRIGALISLERETGIGDYAETGIPINGRLTHQLLTNIFTPNTPLHDGAVIIKRENIVAAACYLPLSESPFISKELGTRHRAAMGISEVTDAITIVVSEETGNISCTRNGELHRELDLESLRKLLNESLSLTHKAPERKSRKWRGKKDG